Proteins from a genomic interval of Lolium perenne isolate Kyuss_39 chromosome 1, Kyuss_2.0, whole genome shotgun sequence:
- the LOC127345492 gene encoding uncharacterized protein: MRHLYSTTPPMYSRLLLRRSCTSQPSRRWDPDAALAEATERVRAGTLSPEDAHHLFDELLHQDTPARAPVLDGFLAALARAPDSSACRDGRALAVALFNRVCREVAGPRVAPLTARAYRILMDCCCRAGRPDLGLAFFGRLLRTGLKTNGIDAYTLIKCLCGAKRADEAVDVLLRRMPELGCAPDVLSYSLVLKFLCDDSRSQRALDLLRMMVRQGGRCSPNTVAYSTVIHGFCKEGKVSEACDLFVEMVRQRVKPNVVTYTSVIDALCKARAMDKAESLLRHMVDSGVRPNNVTYNSMIHGYSSLGLWEEAVKMFREMTCRGVIPNIATCTSFMVSLCKHGRSKEAAEIALAVIESGMTASASTYSVILGGLCGDNCTDEAIVLFQKLGATNVKLNIATFNTMINAMYRARRREEASDLFTAIPANGLVPNASTYEIMITNLLKQGSMEEDDQMFSSMERSGCAPTSILLNDIIRMLLEKGEIVKAGNYLDKVDGKRISLESSTSLLMMSLFSCKGKYQEQIKSLPARYQFYTSVSDS; this comes from the coding sequence ATGCGTCACCTCTACTCCACCACGCCGCCGATGTActcccgcctcctcctccgccgctccTGCACCTCGCAGCCTTCACGCCGCTGGGATCCCGACGCCGCCCTTGCCGAGGCCACGGAGCGCGTCCGCGCCGGGACGCTCAGCCCGGAGGACGCGCACCACCTGTTCGACGAATTGCTGCACCAGGACACCCCGGCCCGCGCGCCCGTCCTGGACGGCTTCCTCGCCGCCCTCGCCCGCGCGCCGGACTCCTCCGCCTGCAGAGACGGCCGAGCGCTCGCCGTGGCCCTCTTCAACCGCGTGTGCCGAGAAGTAGCCGGCCCGCGGGTGGCGCCTCTCACAGCCCGTGCCTACAGAATCCTCATGGACTGCTGCTGCCGCGCCGGCCGCCCGGACCTGGGGCTCGCCTTCTTCGGCCGCCTCCTCAGGACGGGCCTCAAGACAAACGGCATCGACGCCTACACCCTCATCAAGTGCCTCTGCGGCGCGAAACGGGCCGACGAGGCTGTCGACGTGCTGCTCCGTAGGATGCCTGAACTCGGCTGCGCACCTGATGTCCTGTCATACTCCCTCGTTCTGAAGTTCCTATGTGACGATAGCAGGAGCCAGCGAGCGCTTGACCTGCTCCGGATGATGGTGAGACAAGGAGGTCGATGCTCCCCCAACACGGTGGCATATAGCACCGTCATCCACGGATTCTGTAAAGAAGGCAAAGTAAGTGAGGCATGCGATCTGTTCGTTGAAATGGTGCGGCAACGGGTTAAGCCTAATGTGGTCACGTATACCTCGGTTATCGATGCGTTGTGCAAGGCCAGAGCAATGGACAAGGCAGAGTCGCTCCTTCGGCACATGGTCGATAGTGGTGTTCGACCCAACAACGTGACGTATAATTCCATGATCCATGGATATTCCTCGCTGGGCTTGTGGGAAGAGGCAGTTAAAATGTTTAGAGAAATGACATGCCGGGGCGTTATACCAAATATTGCTACATGCACCTCATTCATGGTATCCCTTTGCAAGCATGGAAGAAGCAAAGAAGCTGCAGAAATTGCCCTTGCGGTGATCGAAAGTGGAATGACGGCGAGCGCTTCCACATACAGTGTAATTCTGGGAGGACTTTGTGGAGACAATTGCACTGATGAAGCAATCGTCCTGTTCCAGAAATTGGGTGCAACAAACGTGAAGCTCAATATTGCAACGTTCAATACCATGATTAATGCAATGTACAGGGCTCGGAGAAGAGAAGAagctagcgatctgtttaccgcgATACCTGCCAACGGATTGgtacctaatgcttctacttatgAAATAATGATAACAAATCTTCTGAAACAAGGATCGATGGAAGAAGATGATCAGATGTTTTCATCAATGGAGAGGAGTGGTTGTGCTCCGACCTCTATTCTGTTAAATGATATCATCAGAATGCTGTTGGAAAAAGGTGAGATCGTCAAGGCTGGAAATTATTTGGATAAAGTTGACGGGAAGAGAATCTCACTTGAATCTTCAACTAGTTTGTTGATGATGTCTCTGTTTTCGTGTAAAGGCAAATACCAGGAGCAAATAAAATCGCTTCCTGCAAGGTATCAATTTTACACTTCAGTCAGCGACAGTTGA